Proteins encoded by one window of Panicum virgatum strain AP13 chromosome 7N, P.virgatum_v5, whole genome shotgun sequence:
- the LOC120682533 gene encoding uncharacterized protein LOC120682533 isoform X3, translating to MATATLAAPPFLLSSPPARAARMRRRAAKPFLRAACAYALQEGQSRRFHRLPCGLDLEVIAQPRPAPGERRPPLVFVHGSFHAAWCWAEHWLPFFSRAGFPCYALSLRAQGESSVPQEAVAGTLETHTCDIADFIQKEIPSPPVLIGHSFGGLIVQQYISCLQGSESHPKLAGAVLVCSVPPSGNSSGLVWHYLLTKPVAAVKVTLSLAAKAYANSLSLCKETFFSPQMDDELMLRYQALMKESSKLPSVPNNTTEVLVVGAINDFTVDSEGLSETSRFYGVQPVCVEGVAHDMMLDCSWEKGAEIILTWLEKLKP from the exons ATggccaccgccaccctcgccgctCCTCCTTTCCTCctgtcctcgccgccggcgcgggcggcgaggatgaggaggagggcggcgaagCCCTTCCTCCGCGCCGCGTGCGCCTACGCGCTGCAGGAGGGCCAGTCCCGCCGCTTCCACCGCCTGCCGTGCGGCCTCGACCTCGAGGTCATCGCGCAGCcccggccggcgccgggggagcgccgcccgccgctggtgTTCGTGCACGGGAGCTTCCACGCGGCCTGGTGCTGGGCCGAGCACTGGCTGCCCTTCTTCTCGCGGGCCGGGTTCCCCTGCTACGCCCTCAGCCTCCGCGCGCAG GGCGAAAGTAGTGTTCCACAGGAGGCAGTGGCTGGCACACTCGAG ACACATACTTGCGATATTGCTGATTTCATCCAGAAAGAGATCCCCTCTCCACCTGTACTAATTGGACATTCATTTGGAGGCTTGATTGTGCAGCAATACATATCATGCTTGCAAG GTTCAGAATCTCATCCAAAGCTTGCTGGTGCTGTCCTTGTATGTTCTGTGCCTCCCTCAGGAAATAG CAGTGGGTTGGTATGGCATTACCTTTTGACTAAACCAGTTGCTGCGGTCAAG GTGACTCTCAGCTTGGCTGCAAAAGCATATGCAAATTCATTGTCCCTCTGTAAGGAAACATTTTTCTCACCACAAATGGATGATGAACTTATGTTAAG GTACCAAGCACTAATGAAGGAGAGCTCAAAAT TACCTTCTGTACCAAATAATACAACAGAAGTTCTTGTCGTGGGTGCAATCAATGATTTTACTGTT GATTCTGAAGGGCTCTCAGAAACATCAAGATTTTATGGAGTGCAACCAGTATGTGTGGAAGGTGTAGCTCACGATATGATGTTAGATTGTTCATGGGAGAAAGGAGCTGAAATAATCTTGACGTGGTTAGAAAAACTGAAACCATGA
- the LOC120682533 gene encoding uncharacterized protein LOC120682533 isoform X1, which yields MATATLAAPPFLLSSPPARAARMRRRAAKPFLRAACAYALQEGQSRRFHRLPCGLDLEVIAQPRPAPGERRPPLVFVHGSFHAAWCWAEHWLPFFSRAGFPCYALSLRAQGESSVPQEAVAGTLETHTCDIADFIQKEIPSPPVLIGHSFGGLIVQQYISCLQGSESHPKLAGAVLVCSVPPSGNSSGLVWHYLLTKPVAAVKVTLSLAAKAYANSLSLCKETFFSPQMDDELMLRYQALMKESSKLPLFDLRKLNAALPVPSVPNNTTEVLVVGAINDFTVDSEGLSETSRFYGVQPVCVEGVAHDMMLDCSWEKGAEIILTWLEKLKP from the exons ATggccaccgccaccctcgccgctCCTCCTTTCCTCctgtcctcgccgccggcgcgggcggcgaggatgaggaggagggcggcgaagCCCTTCCTCCGCGCCGCGTGCGCCTACGCGCTGCAGGAGGGCCAGTCCCGCCGCTTCCACCGCCTGCCGTGCGGCCTCGACCTCGAGGTCATCGCGCAGCcccggccggcgccgggggagcgccgcccgccgctggtgTTCGTGCACGGGAGCTTCCACGCGGCCTGGTGCTGGGCCGAGCACTGGCTGCCCTTCTTCTCGCGGGCCGGGTTCCCCTGCTACGCCCTCAGCCTCCGCGCGCAG GGCGAAAGTAGTGTTCCACAGGAGGCAGTGGCTGGCACACTCGAG ACACATACTTGCGATATTGCTGATTTCATCCAGAAAGAGATCCCCTCTCCACCTGTACTAATTGGACATTCATTTGGAGGCTTGATTGTGCAGCAATACATATCATGCTTGCAAG GTTCAGAATCTCATCCAAAGCTTGCTGGTGCTGTCCTTGTATGTTCTGTGCCTCCCTCAGGAAATAG CAGTGGGTTGGTATGGCATTACCTTTTGACTAAACCAGTTGCTGCGGTCAAG GTGACTCTCAGCTTGGCTGCAAAAGCATATGCAAATTCATTGTCCCTCTGTAAGGAAACATTTTTCTCACCACAAATGGATGATGAACTTATGTTAAG GTACCAAGCACTAATGAAGGAGAGCTCAAAATTACCACTGTTTGACTTAAGGAAGCTAAATGCAGCACTGCCTGTACCTTCTGTACCAAATAATACAACAGAAGTTCTTGTCGTGGGTGCAATCAATGATTTTACTGTT GATTCTGAAGGGCTCTCAGAAACATCAAGATTTTATGGAGTGCAACCAGTATGTGTGGAAGGTGTAGCTCACGATATGATGTTAGATTGTTCATGGGAGAAAGGAGCTGAAATAATCTTGACGTGGTTAGAAAAACTGAAACCATGA
- the LOC120682533 gene encoding uncharacterized protein LOC120682533 isoform X2 — MATATLAAPPFLLSSPPARAARMRRRAAKPFLRAACAYALQEGQSRRFHRLPCGLDLEVIAQPRPAPGERRPPLVFVHGSFHAAWCWAEHWLPFFSRAGFPCYALSLRAQGESSVPQEAVAGTLETHTCDIADFIQKEIPSPPVLIGHSFGGLIVQQYISCLQGSESHPKLAGAVLVCSVPPSGNSGLVWHYLLTKPVAAVKVTLSLAAKAYANSLSLCKETFFSPQMDDELMLRYQALMKESSKLPLFDLRKLNAALPVPSVPNNTTEVLVVGAINDFTVDSEGLSETSRFYGVQPVCVEGVAHDMMLDCSWEKGAEIILTWLEKLKP; from the exons ATggccaccgccaccctcgccgctCCTCCTTTCCTCctgtcctcgccgccggcgcgggcggcgaggatgaggaggagggcggcgaagCCCTTCCTCCGCGCCGCGTGCGCCTACGCGCTGCAGGAGGGCCAGTCCCGCCGCTTCCACCGCCTGCCGTGCGGCCTCGACCTCGAGGTCATCGCGCAGCcccggccggcgccgggggagcgccgcccgccgctggtgTTCGTGCACGGGAGCTTCCACGCGGCCTGGTGCTGGGCCGAGCACTGGCTGCCCTTCTTCTCGCGGGCCGGGTTCCCCTGCTACGCCCTCAGCCTCCGCGCGCAG GGCGAAAGTAGTGTTCCACAGGAGGCAGTGGCTGGCACACTCGAG ACACATACTTGCGATATTGCTGATTTCATCCAGAAAGAGATCCCCTCTCCACCTGTACTAATTGGACATTCATTTGGAGGCTTGATTGTGCAGCAATACATATCATGCTTGCAAG GTTCAGAATCTCATCCAAAGCTTGCTGGTGCTGTCCTTGTATGTTCTGTGCCTCCCTCAGGAAATAG TGGGTTGGTATGGCATTACCTTTTGACTAAACCAGTTGCTGCGGTCAAG GTGACTCTCAGCTTGGCTGCAAAAGCATATGCAAATTCATTGTCCCTCTGTAAGGAAACATTTTTCTCACCACAAATGGATGATGAACTTATGTTAAG GTACCAAGCACTAATGAAGGAGAGCTCAAAATTACCACTGTTTGACTTAAGGAAGCTAAATGCAGCACTGCCTGTACCTTCTGTACCAAATAATACAACAGAAGTTCTTGTCGTGGGTGCAATCAATGATTTTACTGTT GATTCTGAAGGGCTCTCAGAAACATCAAGATTTTATGGAGTGCAACCAGTATGTGTGGAAGGTGTAGCTCACGATATGATGTTAGATTGTTCATGGGAGAAAGGAGCTGAAATAATCTTGACGTGGTTAGAAAAACTGAAACCATGA
- the LOC120682792 gene encoding 60S ribosomal protein L37a-1 isoform X2, with the protein MTKRTKKAGIVGKYGTRYGASLRKQIKKMEVSQHSKYFCEFCGKFAVKRKAVGIWGCKDCGKVKAGGAYTMNTASAVTVRSTIRRLREQTEA; encoded by the exons ATG ACGAAGCGCACCAAGAAGGCCGGAATTGTTGGCAAATATG GAACTCGGTATGGTGCTAGTTTGCGTAAGCaaatcaagaagatggaggtATCTCAGCACTCCAAGTACTTCTGTGAGTTCTGTGGGAAG TTTGCTGTGAAGAGGAAAGCAGTTGGAATTTGGGGGTGCAAGGACTGTGGGAAGGTCAAGGCTGGTGGTGCTTATACCATGAA CACTGCTAGTGCCGTCACTGTCAGGAGCACAATCCGTCGCTTGAGGGAGCAGACTGAAGCGTAA
- the LOC120682792 gene encoding 60S ribosomal protein L37a-1 isoform X1: MPMQTKRTKKAGIVGKYGTRYGASLRKQIKKMEVSQHSKYFCEFCGKFAVKRKAVGIWGCKDCGKVKAGGAYTMNTASAVTVRSTIRRLREQTEA, translated from the exons ATGCCTATGCAGACGAAGCGCACCAAGAAGGCCGGAATTGTTGGCAAATATG GAACTCGGTATGGTGCTAGTTTGCGTAAGCaaatcaagaagatggaggtATCTCAGCACTCCAAGTACTTCTGTGAGTTCTGTGGGAAG TTTGCTGTGAAGAGGAAAGCAGTTGGAATTTGGGGGTGCAAGGACTGTGGGAAGGTCAAGGCTGGTGGTGCTTATACCATGAA CACTGCTAGTGCCGTCACTGTCAGGAGCACAATCCGTCGCTTGAGGGAGCAGACTGAAGCGTAA